A stretch of the Musa acuminata AAA Group cultivar baxijiao chromosome BXJ2-7, Cavendish_Baxijiao_AAA, whole genome shotgun sequence genome encodes the following:
- the LOC103993115 gene encoding dof zinc finger protein DOF5.7-like, whose amino-acid sequence MGDESHASGGCKSTATASELRHPEQSLKCPRCDSSNTKFCYYNNYSLAQPRHYCKTCRRYWTKGGALRNVPVGGGCRKNKRSKSSTSRLSLDPMPRIPESGDGLKFLNSLPSLAADFQIGVRPFSGLHSLSTSGVLSSNQCMSLGDVISSPNALTMSSSSGTAATPMLGYNYPVSAVGVYSDAGGCSSSAGSGHTNSSIASSIESLSSINQDLHWKLQQQRLAMFYGGQAHKDSSSTSAFPPPFLENQQDPISFEAVERSKDEGLEGHASTKCCAGSGHHTSPPWFVESSPTMPITTITTDTTMSTMTTNNGNSNTGIWNGTPWPVWNDMPQFGTLP is encoded by the coding sequence ATGGGCGACGAGTCTCACGCATCCGGAGGCTGCAAGAGCACCGCCACCGCTTCGGAGTTGCGCCACCCCGAGCAAAGTTTGAAGTGCCCGCGCTGCGACTCCtccaacaccaagttctgctactacaacaactacagcctGGCGCAGCCCCGGCACTACTGCAAGACGTGCCGCCGCTACTGGACCAAAGGCGGCGCCCTCCGCAACGTGCCCGTGGGGGGCGGCTGCCGCAAGAACAAGCGATCCAAATCGTCCACCTCGCGCCTGTCGCTCGATCCCATGCCCCGAATCCCCGAGTCCGGCGATGGGCTCAAGTTCCTCAACTCGCTGCCTTCTCTTGCCGCCGACTTCCAAATCGGTGTTCGACCATTCTCCGGCCTCCATTCTCTGAGCACTTCTGGGGTGCTCAGCAGCAACCAGTGCATGTCCTTGGGAGACGTCATCTCCTCACCCAATGCATTAACGATGTCTTCTTCATCTGGCACAGCTGCTACCCCCATGCTGGGCTACAACTATCCAGTTTCTGCTGTGGGGGTTTACAGCGACGCAGGCGGCTGCTCTTCGTCTGCAGGGAGCGGCCACACGAACAGTAGCATTGCCTCTTCCATCGAGTCCTTGAGCTCCATAAACCAAGATCTCCATTGGAAACTTCAGCAACAGAGGTTGGCTATGTTCTACGGAGGGCAAGCCCACAAAGACAGCAGCAGCACGTCCGCTTTCCCACCTCCCTTTCTGGAGAACCAACAGGATCCCATCTCTTTCGAGGCGGTGGAGAGATCCAAAGACGAAGGTTTGGAGGGCCACGCCTCCACAAAGTGTTGTGCCGGTAGCGGCCACCACACTTCACCACCATGGTTCGTCGAGTCTTCCCCTACCATGCCCATCACCACCATCACGACCGACACCACAATGAGTACGATGACAACTAACAATGGCAACAGCAACACCGGCATATGGAATGGAACTCCATGGCCGGTATGGAATGACATGCCACAGTTCGGCACACTACCTTGA